The following nucleotide sequence is from Aspergillus nidulans FGSC A4 chromosome I.
ATCGCTCGGGCACTAAACCGGCAGTACTACCGATTCTCCGTAGGTGGATTAACTGATGTCGCGGAGATTAAAGGACACCGGAGAACCTATGTTGGTGCTCTTCCTGGGCGTATCATTCAAGCTCTCAAGAAGTGCCAAACCGAGAATCCCCTTATATTGATTGATGAAGTGGACAAGATCGGCCGTGGTCATCAGGGCGACCCGTCGTCCGCActgcttgagcttctggatcCTGAGCAGAACTCGTCGTTTCTGGATCACTACATGGATGTACCTGTCGACCTTTCGAAAGTTCTGTTTGTTTGCACTGCCAATGTCACTGACACGATACCTCGGCCGTTACTAGACCGCATGGAGCTTATTGAGCTATCTGGCTATGTTGCGGACGAGAAAATGGCCATCGCTCAAAAGTATCTTGCGCCCGCTGCCAGAGAACTAACTGGCCTCAAAAATGTGGACGTTACTCTTACCGAGGAAGCCATTGAAGAGCTTATCAAGTCGTACTGTCGGGAAAGCGGTGTGCGaaacttgaagaagcagattgaAAAAGTGTACCGGAAGGCGGCCTTCAAGATCGTTTCGGATCTTGGGGAAGACGTATTAGCGGAGGACAAGGCTCTCACAGCCGAGGGGAAGGCGGCGCAAGAGGAGTCGGAGAAGGAGACAGGCCCCATTGAATCAACGAGCGAACAGGAAAAAGCCACAACTGAAAACCCACGGGTGGCACTCAATGTACCCGATAGTGTACACCTCAGTATTGGTAAGGACAGCTTGACTGATTACGTTGGCCCGCCTATCTTCACCACCGACCGCCTGTATGACACCTTTCCGCCAGGTGTCACCATGGGTCTGGCTTGGACCAGCATGGGAGGTGCGGCTCTCTACGTCGAGTCCATCTTGGAAAATGCATTGACACCCGAGTCACAACCTGGTCTTGACATCACCGGCAATCTGCAAAACGTGATGAAGGAGTCAACTCAGATTGCCTACTCGTTTGTGAAGTCGGTGATGGCGAAGCAGTTCCCGGAGAATAGATTCTTTGAAAAGGCAAAGCTGCACATGCATTGCCCTGAGGGTGCTGTCCCTAAGGATGGTAAGTGTTCCAGCCCATGAAGCCATCAAAGTTACAATGAGCTAATCGCTGCAGGTCCATCCGCTGGTATCACTATGGCGACATCCCTTCTTTCGCTTGCATTGAACCACCCGCTTGACCCAACGATCGCGATGACTGGAGAATTGACAGTGACCGGAAAAGTGCTGCGCATTGGAGGACTGCGAGAGAAGACGGTGGCTGCGCGCCGTGCCGGTGCCAAGACGATTATCTTCCCAGCCGATAACATGTCCGACTGGCTGGAGCTACCTGAGGTGAGTGCTTGTTTTCCAAGACAGCCTAACTTGCTTTGTCTAACGGTCTGCGTTCTAGAACATTAAATCAGGAATCGAAGGCCACGCAGTGAGCTGGTACTCTGAAGTGTTTGACATCCTGTTTGCCGATCTCGATAAGCAAGCTGCAAACCGCGTCTGGCAGAAGCAGCTGTCGAAGGAGCCCAAGAAGTCCAACGATAAGGACGACCACTGAACTTGGAATCTTGGTCAGCGACTCGACCGAGTCAACATTTCTTTGGTACCTAGACTTTTGTTGCTGTGAGCCTTGGGATTATTGGTTTCTGTGTTTCTGGTCATGAACGGGCGTTTGTTGCGAATGCATGGTTCGGAGTTGCTTCGATTTCAAACACCTTTTAGACTTGCAGGTTCTCTTGattcttttttttgctagagagctgaagaaagctggagaaCTTGACACACTCCACTCTGGAAAATGAGGATTGTATGATGAGGCGGCTGTACGATTGGATCGGTTCAATATCTACAGACATATGCATGTATATATTAAACAAGACTTGCAAATGCATTCTCTCATACAGCACAAACGACTCTACTGAATTCTAGCTGCTGAAGTGCTGGAGGTACTTTCGACAGACGTTGTTGGGCGCAAACTCCACGTCCCAACCACATCGAAGCACACGGACAAGACGATAAGGCTCTCAATCAGGACCAACTACCGCTCTAGGCAAGTACCTCCAAGCCTCATCGAAAACCTTTCGCCATTGATCGGTGATTCATGTCTAGTCTATGTCTAGTTTATATCGTCTGTGGTGCTTTTACCTATCGCAGACCGCAGAGCATGCCAGCAGCATGGGAAGGCGCCGGGTGCAGCATTACGTCCACCAGTAAGTGATGCCGAAGTAAAGCATTCGCTGCGGGCACCCCAACAAAGCAATATCGGGTTCAGTGGGTGCAGATGATTAGCATGGCAGAATTGTCAATGGCGTATAGTCATATCGGATGACTGCAGTTGATTGGGTGCATTGTTTCAATGAGAGCTTCACTTTGAACAATGGACACGAACTGTGGCCGAGTGGACGGGGAAGGGCAGGCTTCGAGAAGGACTTGGTTTCGTTTGGGCTGTGCATTGCAGATGTGGAGTCGCAGAGATAAACGAATCTGTGATGGACTGCTTAGTACGTGTGATTTTTTGGAATGTTATTTGTGTACGGTGTAGATGGCGCAGGTCTTCCAGTTTATGCTGGAGCCGTAATACCGAGGGGAGTACTATATACTACCCTGAGCACTCATACTGCTCGCTAATGAAACGGTCCTAGGTGAGCTGCAACGGTAACCAATGTTAGGTAGACGATAAATCAATTAACTACCGAGTCTAGCTACATGATTGTATAGAACTGGAATAGTCTTATATCACTGCACAGAAAAGAAATCTACAAGTTGTCGAGGCATGATCCGGTTGGACATCAAGCACACTACTGTCAGGCCGCAGTGCGTCCTTTGGAGTGATAGTCTTAGGTTAATCATACTAGGCAAAGCAGGGATCGTTTTCGTTCGAACTAGCTGCCAGAATTTCTGGGCTCAGAAATTTTGGATATCAGAATTTCCAGGCTCATTGTGCGCCCGCTTGTTTGTATACATCCTACTGCATTGTCGTCCCCCGTATCTACATTAGTTACAGTATCTACCACTACCAACTTCGTTTAAAGCTCTGAGCTTCGACTCTTTGTTGATCTTTGATAGTCTGCCTGTAGCTATAGGAACCATTATCTTTCAGTGAGTCAtagataataataaataataatcGCGTGGCTATTCCAAGCGCGATCCTGGCTaacgcagcaacagcttcatccatccatccatttCATGTCTTCCCTTTTCCCCTCcgatttcttttcttctccaactcctcgatTATTTTTTATACTTGATCCTTGTGGCTCGCTTTTCTCTCTTATATTGGTTTAATGATCAACTCCTAGAATCATCCCCTactgcttctttgctgctgttgtgcGACCTGTTACGACGCTGAACACTCACCGACTCGTCGAGGACCTTTCGATGCTCTGCCTGGATCTGTCTGATTTGTCTGCCTTCAGCACGACCTGTTGAAAATTTCCCTCCGGATCTCTTTCGAGCACTGCCCAGTACATACtcgcttttcttttcttttcttttctttttttgtgACTACCTAAAAGTCTGCTCCGAGTTTTCCCTCTGAAACCCTGTCCGCCGGGTATTCCGCCGCGATAATTTCTTATGGCCGTCGCCTTCCCAGCCCCCTCAAGATTTCAAGTCGTCCAACCCCGTCCGGCCTTCTCGAAATCCTGGGTTGTGctggatggccatctccATTGCAGACAGCTCCAATAGCTCGCCCAGGTCGTCTCTGGCCTTCTTGCTGGACCCGGACAAGGTCGAGCCGCCGCGTCCCAAGCAGAGCATGTGGCATCGCCTGGGTCTTCGGCGATGGCTTGGCCGCGATGACCGAGATTTTCATTCTCGGTCCCCTGCGAGTGCGAGCAACGAATCTTCACCCCCCGCGTCCAACGATCGTTTCAAAGGCAACAATACTCCGCCCAAATCACACGACAACCTCACGCGCCGTCTGTCGAGAAAGGTCGGCGTTGGCCTTCCCCGATCCACAACGTTCAAGAGACAAGAATCCGAGCGGCGAGACCGCCTCTCCCCCGTTGAATCAGAGCCTCGACCGCGGGCTGTATCGGCCGACCGTCGTACATTGAGCCTACAGCGGACGAAGTCCCCACAATCTGTCGTGGATCCCAGATTATCCGCTCCCGAGATTAACTGGCCGCGCGACGAGCCGGACCCAGACCCGGACCCCTCAATAACCAAGGACGACGAGCCTCCGGCATCGAATGAGGAGACTACCCAGGATAACGATGGCAGGTCAGAATGGGACCACAACCCCGAGGTGACGGATACTCCCGAGGGGTATCCTGTTGATAGTGTCGACATGGAGTTGGATCGCCGGTGGATTCTCAACCTGAGCATGCACTTTCGAGATCGCTCAGAGAGGGAAAAATTTTTCGTCACCTATGCCGAAGCCGCCAACAGATGGCGCCGCGTTACCATATCCTGCGACTACCGGGACGCCGAACCTGAATCTCTGGAGGAGGACCTGAAGGAATTACGATACCAGCGCGACAAATGCGCCCGCATCTACGAGTCCATACGCGAATCGCTCCCCGAGATCCAGTTCTACGACACCGTCACGAACCTGAAATTAGAAACACGTGACGGCCGTCTGCATGTTCATGTCACTGAAGACGTGAATGAAATCATCCCTTATCCTCCCATCTCGAGTATTGGCCATTTACCGGAAGCCCGACTTGTTCCCGAACGCTGGTTACACTTCGAGGCACATCTGTCGGGATTTGTATATAATGTGAGACTGGGCGACAAGTCATTTATCAAGAAAGAGATTCCGGGTCCGGATACCGTCGATGAATTCTTATACGAGATCAACGCCTTACATGCGCTTCAAGGAATTCCGAATGTGATCCAGGTGGAGGGAATTGTGGTAGATGACCGACAAGAGGTTGTCAAAGGGCTTCTTATTAGTTTCGCCGAAAAGGGAGCCTTGGTGGATATTTTGTACGAATACCGTGGGACGATCTCTTGGGAGCGACGGGAACGTTGGGCCAGGCAGATTGTACAGGGGCTATGCGAAATTCACGAGGCAGGCTATGTACAAGGGGACTTTACCTTGTCGAACATTGTAATCGACGCCAACGATGATGCGAAAATCATCGACATTAACAGACGAGGTTGTCCGGTCGGATGGGAACCACCGGAGATTGCGGCCAAGATTGAGAGCAACCAACGAATATCGATGTACATTGGGGTGAAGACAGATCTTTTCCAGCTAGGGATGACTCTGTGGGCATTGGCTATGGAGGAAGACGAGCCTGAGCGGCAGCGACGGCCATTCGTCTTGGATGGCGACGTCCCCGTCCCGGACTACTACCGGAGATTGGTGTCGATTTGCTTAAGCCCCAGTCCTCGACAGCGGCTGTCGGCCAAAGAACTTCTAACTCTCTTTCCTCCTGAAACAGGAACATTCGACCAGCTGCCCAGAATGCAACCCCATACAAGCATTGGAGTGGGTCTACACAACGGTGCTTTGCCTTTGTACGATTCGCGCGCTGCATTTTTGTACTCACGCGGCAGGCAACTGGGAAATTTCACTCATAGCAATACACACATCCCGGAACAACCGCCGATTAACAGTTCCGAGAGCATTCACTCGCCAGAAACTGATAGAACGGTTTCAGATAGGGAGGAACAAGAGCAGCGGATGGAGCTGTATGACGAGGCAGTGCAATTGAATGGGTTTAGAAAAAGCGAGTCACTAATCTTCGATGAGCGGAGCTCTGTGGTGGATGACATGGTGCAAATGAGGCGCTTAGCCCGTCCGGAAGAGGCACAGCAGTCTCGGAGAAGTCCACCAATAGACTATGCTGAGAACGAGTTTGACGTTGACCCTCGCTACCGAAGCTCATCGACGGACATGACGATGGTTGACCCTACATCCAATGGGGAACCCTTGTCCGATGGAATTGTTGGTGGTGAATCATGGAAAATCTCGTCGGAAAACAGTTCTATCCACTACAATGCCCCGGAGCAGCCAGCTACCACACCAGCGCCTGCCGATACATATCCGGTAGATTCGGTGACCAAAAGCCTGTCTAGTCTGGAGTCACTGCGCCCTGTGCCAACGCTCCTGCTATCTTCACTTCCAATCAATCCGGCAGCCGAAAGTCTGGAGCAGGTAATATGTACGACAGGGGACATTCTGCGACCTTCGAATGTGGCATTAGAAAATACTCAGCAAGCCATTGACCAACCGAGCACTTACCTGAGCGATTCAGTTTTACCAATCAACCCGGCCGCCAGAGCTCTGGAAAGAGTACTCCCGGGGAAGGTTCAATCACAGGCTAATATTCAGTCGACTTTGGAGTACCCCCAAGATGTTGCCGTCATTTCTCGCCTGAGCGATCGTTCCTTACCCTTGAATTTAGTGACCAAACAACCAGAGGCGGAGTCAGTGGACCTTAGCGCGGAAAATGCATCGAACAGCCAAGATGAAGGTGCTTCCGAGTGGCATCAACAAGTCATACAAGCCCAAATTCCCGATTGGAGTGTACCTCGCCTGACTGCCAATCCGGCAACCGAATCGACAGGTGATTTGAAACCTGAAGCCGGTACTTCATTCATCCACGGGATTGattcaacccaacccactGAGCAGACCTCTGAAGACCAGAACCAAAACTTGAGTAACTCGCAGTTACCTATCAACCCTGCCACGATAACCTCAGGGGACATATCCAGTGACAACATAGATGCCAGCTTAACCCCCATTGCTCAGTCAATTCGATGCACTCAACAAACCATCCGCGACCAGAACCAAAGCTCCTTCCTCCGTAACTATCACCTCCCCATCAACCCAGCCATAACATCGCCAGAGGGAACGATCGGCTACGAGGCGATCATCAAGCCGGGTATTAACGCTGGGTCAACTTCGTACGCTTTACCAGTCATCCAAGACAGTAATCAGAATTCCTTCCTCAACGCTTCACACCTTCCAATCAACCCAGCAGCTAAATGCTCTAATGAAGGGACGTACAACACCAATTCGATGCCTCCAACAACCATTAACGCTCAACCCACTCCAAACTCACGGCATGGCGTCCACGACCGAAGTTTCCACTTAAACGACTCTCATCTACCCATTAACCCAGCATTCGCCGACAAAGCTTTACAGTCTGTATAACCTATCAGACAACACCCCACCCACCAGGTCTTCAAGAAACTTGTTTGATAAGATCCCAAAATACGTTGGGACTTCCGCGCGGTGTCATCCTGCGCTGTATTCTTATTCCTTACCTACTTGCGTTTCAGCACAATGCAGCGAGCGGGCCTTGACGGCGAAACACGGAGtttcattgctttttccttaTTTTCTTTGTTTTGGACCTATACGATTTCTTGTTTTTCATTTTCTACCTTATCGAATTCCGACTGCGGCCGTCTCTCAAATGCATAAAATTCGATTGATACGCTACTCCCGTCTTCCTAAAGCACCAACCCTAGCATGATTCAGGCGAGTTCAATTCATTGAGCATTAGCGGGCAGATTCGAGAAATTCGCGCTTTCTTGGGTCTCAACTGACTGCAttttccagctcttcccgtTTATTCCAGTTTTATATCTTattccttttctttgtctttttttccctcaTGACGATACACGAATGAATGGATGGattatttgctttttcttggCCTTATTTCGCTGTTCTTACTGTCCCCTACTGTGGTAGTGTCCTTATGAGGGTTTTTTATCtcatttcttttgtttcccCGTCAGCCTgtttccttctccgcctctgTCTTCGGGCTCTTGCATGCGCACCTTGTCAGATTTCTGTATATTGGTCGATTTACCTGTTGATTGGACCCGGCATTTAACTAGTTGAGTACTACCCCATCCGTCTACCATTCTTAGCAGGAACTGTATTAATTGAAAAGAATTCTCTCTTGGGTGATCTAGATTTTGCATCTACAGTACATCTGACATAATGGTTACTAAATATATGTTTACCTATTGTATAGTTCATGCAGAGTCTCGAACTAGAAGCAGCGTTGTAACTAGCCAAGTATTGTTAATCCCTCAATAAACACTCCTCAAAACTCTTCTGCCATGGCCCGGCATCGCCCAACCCCCGTCCAATCAGTACAATCTTGCACTGACTCCTGCGATCAGAGTCCtccgctgctgagctggattTTGTTGGAGTGGCCTCGTCGCGAATCTCGAAAACTTCGCGTACAGCCTGAATAATTCTGCTCGAGCCATCAGAGAGAGCGAGAATCCCCTTT
It contains:
- a CDS encoding protein ffkG (transcript_id=CADANIAT00006817); this encodes MAISIADSSNSSPRSSLAFLLDPDKVEPPRPKQSMWHRLGLRRWLGRDDRDFHSRSPASASNESSPPASNDRFKGNNTPPKSHDNLTRRLSRKVGVGLPRSTTFKRQESERRDRLSPVESEPRPRAVSADRRTLSLQRTKSPQSVVDPRLSAPEINWPRDEPDPDPDPSITKDDEPPASNEETTQDNDGRSEWDHNPEVTDTPEGYPVDSVDMELDRRWILNLSMHFRDRSEREKFFVTYAEAANRWRRVTISCDYRDAEPESLEEDLKELRYQRDKCARIYESIRESLPEIQFYDTVTNLKLETRDGRLHVHVTEDVNEIIPYPPISSIGHLPEARLVPERWLHFEAHLSGFVYNVRLGDKSFIKKEIPGPDTVDEFLYEINALHALQGIPNVIQVEGIVVDDRQEVVKGLLISFAEKGALVDILYEYRGTISWERRERWARQIVQGLCEIHEAGYVQGDFTLSNIVIDANDDAKIIDINRRGCPVGWEPPEIAAKIESNQRISMYIGVKTDLFQLGMTLWALAMEEDEPERQRRPFVLDGDVPVPDYYRRLVSICLSPSPRQRLSAKELLTLFPPETGTFDQLPRMQPHTSIGVGLHNGALPLYDSRAAFLYSRGRQLGNFTHSNTHIPEQPPINSSESIHSPETDRTVSDREEQEQRMELYDEAVQLNGFRKSESLIFDERSSVVDDMVQMRRLARPEEAQQSRRSPPIDYAENEFDVDPRYRSSSTDMTMVDPTSNGEPLSDGIVGGESWKISSENSSIHYNAPEQPATTPAPADTYPVDSVTKSLSSLESLRPVPTLLLSSLPINPAAESLEQVICTTGDILRPSNVALENTQQAIDQPSTYLSDSVLPINPAARALERVLPGKVQSQANIQSTLEYPQDVAVISRLSDRSLPLNLVTKQPEAESVDLSAENASNSQDEGASEWHQQVIQAQIPDWSVPRLTANPATESTGDLKPEAGTSFIHGIDSTQPTEQTSEDQNQNLSNSQLPINPATITSGDISSDNIDASLTPIAQSIRCTQQTIRDQNQSSFLRNYHLPINPAITSPEGTIGYEAIIKPGINAGSTSYALPVIQDSNQNSFLNASHLPINPAAKCSNEGTYNTNSMPPTTINAQPTPNSRHGVHDRSFHLNDSHLPINPAFADKALQSV